The Hymenobacter chitinivorans DSM 11115 genome segment CGTGTTCCAAAGACGAAACCGTTGCGCCCACCAGTGCTCCCACGGCTGTTTCACAGAGTTTTGATGCCACGCGCGACAGTCACCTGACGATGGGTAACCCCAGCGGAGCCATTACCGACGCCACCAATTCGCCCAACAACTATTTGATGTCCAAAGCCCAGTACGTGCTGTCGTATAGCCGCGACAAAGGCAAGCCCAACTGGGTGAGCTGGCACCTGAGCAGCGCCTGGCTGGGCAGCACCCCGCGCCAGGACAACTTCTCCTCGGATGCCACACTGCCCTCGACCTGGTTTCACGCTACGAGCAGCAGCTACACCGGTTCGGGCTTCGACCGGGGCCACAATTGCCCCTCGGCCGACCGCACCGGCTCGGTGGCCGATAACTCGGCTACTTTCCTGATGACCAACATGATGCCCCAGGCGGCGAACAACAACCAGCAGACCTGGGCCGGCCTCGAAAATTATGAGCGCACTCTCGTGAGCCAGGGCTACGAGCTCTACGTTATCTGTGGCAGCTACGGCAGCGGCGGTACCGGCGTCAACGGCTACGCTACCACTATTGCCGGCGGCAAAATCACGGTTCCGGCCCGTTGCTGGAAAGTCGTGGTCGTGTTGCCCGAAGGCTCCAGCGACGCCAGCCGCGTAACCACCGGCACCCGCATTATTGCCATCGACACGCCCAATACGACCTCCATCAGCTCGAGCTGGGGCAGCTACCGCACCACGGTAGACGCCATTGAGGCCGCCACGGGCTACAACATCCTGTCGGCGGTGTCGAGCACGGTGCAGAGCACCATCGAGGCCCGCGTGGACAGCGGCCCCACGAGCTGAGCCCAGTAGAACGGTACCCGAAAATACCCTTGCTACCGACTTGGTAGTGAGGGTATTTTCATTATATTAGAGCTGCTCTAGCCCGCTCAAACCTTATTGAATTATCGTTGCCAGCCTGTCGTACTCTGCAAATATTGTGAAAGGAGTGAAAGGTGAGAAGTACCAGAAAGCCGCGCTGCAACGCGGCTTTTTGCGTATAGCTTTTCCCGCGGGCCGGTCGGTAACGGATTCATAATACCACGGTAACGCACACCCAATACTCGGTCGTGAAATTTGTAAATGGTGGAGCCCCGGCGGCTCCGGCCACTAGCAGCTCCTGCCGATGGATTTTCTCTCTTCCTCCGTTTTTCCTTACCCCGGTTTTTTGGGTCGCCGCTCCCAGGAGCTGCTGCGGCCAGTACTTAGTTACTTCAGCGGGGCCCGCGAGCTGCAGCAGCTCTACGAGCAAACGGCCCACCTGCGCGGGCGTGAGTTTATTGGGGCCTTGCTGCGCCGCCTGGGCATTACGGTGGCCTACGACGCGGCCGAGCTGGGGCAGTTGCCCGCCACGGGTAGTTTCGTGGCCGTCGGCAACCACCCCTGCGGCCTGCTTGACGGCCTGATCCTGCTCTACGTGCTGACCGAGGTGCGGCCCGATTTCAAGCTGGTGGCCAACGAGGTGCTGGCGCCCCTGCTGCCCCAGCTCGGCAGCCACCTGATTCTGGTGAATCCGGAGCGGGCCGCGGCGGGCCAGAACGTGCCGGGCGTGCGCCGACTGCTGCACTACGTGCACAATGAGGTGCCCATTGGGCTGTTTCCGGCCGGGGAAGTGGCCAGCCAGCTGCAGCCGTTTCGGCCGGCGCTGGAAGCCGAGTGGCACCCCACGGCCGGCCGCCTGCTCACCTCGGCGCCAGTGCCAGTGGTGCCCGTGTGGCTGAGCGGGCACAACAGCCGGGCTTTCAACCTGCTGGGTTTGCTGCACCCTTGGCTACGCACGGCCCGGCTGCCCGCCGAACTGCTCAACAAGCGCGGCCAAACCATTCGGGTGCGTCTGGGCCGCGCCATTGCCCCGGCCGAGCTGGCCTGTCTGGCGGCTCCCGAGCGCCTGGCTTACGTGCGGGCCCGGGTATTTGCCCTGGCCACTCCGGTTCCCGGGCTGCTGGCGGCCCCCACCGCGCCGCCGGTAGCGCCCGAAACGGCTCCCGAGCTAGTATTGCGCGACATCAACGCCCTGCGGGCCTCGCGCTGCCTGGTGCGGTCTGGGAAGTGGGAGGTGTATTTAGCCAGCAAGGCCGAGCTGCCCCACGTGCTGCGGGAGCTGGGCCGCCTGCGCGAGCTGACGTTTCGCCGCGAAGGGGAGGGCACCCAGCAACCCCTCGACCTGGACCACTACGACGAGTATTACCGCCACCTGTTTCTCTACGACCGGGTTGCCCAGCGCCTGGTTGGGGCTTACCGCATCGGGCGGGGGCGGGCCATTCTGCGCCAGCACGGCCGCCGGGGCTTTTACCTGCATTCATTGTTTCGGCTGAAAAAAGAGCTGGAGCCCTTTCTGGCCCAGTCGCTGGAGCTGGGGCGCTCCTTCGTGCGGGCCGAGTACCAGAAGCAGCCCCAGCCCCTGGCCCTGCTCTGGAAGGGCATTGCCGAATACCTGAGCCGCCACCCCGAATACCGCTACCTTATTGGCCCGGTGAGCATCAGCAACCGGTTTTCGAGCGTGTCGCGGGCCGTCATGGTTAATTTCCTGACCGAGCACTACTGGCGCGCCGACCTGGCCGCCTTGGTCAAGCCTCGTAAGCAGTTCCGCTACCGCCCCCTCGATGCTGGGGAAGCACCCGAAACCCTGCAGACCGGTCTGAACAGCGTACAAGACCTGCACAAGCTCATTGCCACCTTCGAAGTAGGGGGAGCGGGAATTCCGGTGCTACTGCGGCACTATCTCAAGCGCAACGCCCGTCTGCTGGGCTTCAACCTGGACCCTAACTTCTCCAATACCCTCGACGGATTCATTGTGCTGGACGCCCGGGAGCTGCCCGCCCGCACCCTGGATTTGCTGGAACGGTAGCACGCCGGCCCGATTCATCCGCATCAAAAAAGCCCCTGGCACGTGCCAGGGGCTTTTTTGATGCGGATAGCTATACAGCTAGTCTTTGTCGTTGGCGGGGATACCCACAGTGCTTTCCTCGGCGGCGGGCATTGTGTTCATAAAGGACCGGAAGCTCATGGCCGCTTCGCTGGCCAGGTTGTTGGCCTGGGCCGTCACGCGCCGGTCGTTAAAAGTTTTGCCGTTGCTCCTCTCGGCCGCCAGCTTGGCAATGTAGTCGCTGAGCATCACCGTTTCGTCGGGCTTGGCGGGGTCGGGCACCAGGCGGAACGAGCCCACGCTGTATTCGTAGCCTTTGTCGCTGGCCCGGAATACGAAGTCAAAGCGGATGGTCTGTTCCTGCTCTTTGCCGTTTGTGGCTACGGGCTTCACTTTGCCCGTGCCCGTTACGCGCACCATTCCCGCGGCAGGATCCGCCTTGGCGCCCGTTTTAGGGCCGTATGAAAAGTGGCTTTCCGTCCATTCCAGGGCGCGGCGGTAAAGTACTTCCTTGCCCACTTCTTCCGCCAGCACGTTCTCCGTGTAGCTCACAGAGGCTCCCGAACCATCCTGCGCCCTAGCTGCCGGAGCACTTGCAAGCAGACAGGCGAACATCAAACCAAACAGCACTTTTTTCATGACCGTAGTGAAACCGAAGTGTTAGTACAAATATGACAGAAGTAAAAGCAGTTAGGCGGGAAGAGTTGGATTAAGAGGAGCGGAGTTGAAGTCTGTTGAACTACCAAGAGTGGGGAACAAACGCAGCAACAGTTGCTGAGCTGTTTACTATGGAAGGT includes the following:
- a CDS encoding DNA/RNA non-specific endonuclease; the encoded protein is MKRTLYRLLSCGLLGILAVSCSKDETVAPTSAPTAVSQSFDATRDSHLTMGNPSGAITDATNSPNNYLMSKAQYVLSYSRDKGKPNWVSWHLSSAWLGSTPRQDNFSSDATLPSTWFHATSSSYTGSGFDRGHNCPSADRTGSVADNSATFLMTNMMPQAANNNQQTWAGLENYERTLVSQGYELYVICGSYGSGGTGVNGYATTIAGGKITVPARCWKVVVVLPEGSSDASRVTTGTRIIAIDTPNTTSISSSWGSYRTTVDAIEAATGYNILSAVSSTVQSTIEARVDSGPTS
- a CDS encoding lysophospholipid acyltransferase family protein, which translates into the protein MGRRSQELLRPVLSYFSGARELQQLYEQTAHLRGREFIGALLRRLGITVAYDAAELGQLPATGSFVAVGNHPCGLLDGLILLYVLTEVRPDFKLVANEVLAPLLPQLGSHLILVNPERAAAGQNVPGVRRLLHYVHNEVPIGLFPAGEVASQLQPFRPALEAEWHPTAGRLLTSAPVPVVPVWLSGHNSRAFNLLGLLHPWLRTARLPAELLNKRGQTIRVRLGRAIAPAELACLAAPERLAYVRARVFALATPVPGLLAAPTAPPVAPETAPELVLRDINALRASRCLVRSGKWEVYLASKAELPHVLRELGRLRELTFRREGEGTQQPLDLDHYDEYYRHLFLYDRVAQRLVGAYRIGRGRAILRQHGRRGFYLHSLFRLKKELEPFLAQSLELGRSFVRAEYQKQPQPLALLWKGIAEYLSRHPEYRYLIGPVSISNRFSSVSRAVMVNFLTEHYWRADLAALVKPRKQFRYRPLDAGEAPETLQTGLNSVQDLHKLIATFEVGGAGIPVLLRHYLKRNARLLGFNLDPNFSNTLDGFIVLDARELPARTLDLLER
- a CDS encoding DUF4468 domain-containing protein; this encodes MSYTENVLAEEVGKEVLYRRALEWTESHFSYGPKTGAKADPAAGMVRVTGTGKVKPVATNGKEQEQTIRFDFVFRASDKGYEYSVGSFRLVPDPAKPDETVMLSDYIAKLAAERSNGKTFNDRRVTAQANNLASEAAMSFRSFMNTMPAAEESTVGIPANDKD